The genomic DNA GCAAAGCTATATACAAAAATCAAtcaggtgtgtgttcagcagtGTGTTCGGATAGAAGTGAAACCATACCTCCTGATGGTGTGTTTCACCGTGTCCTCGTTATGTGAAGCCACCATCACGTTGGCGTTTCTGTTGAGTGCAATCTCATCCAGCACATAGTCCAGACACCTGACgcaatacacacacaaggaaGGAAGGCAAGGACATAACTTTTGTCTGTGAGGTGGAAATTACCACAATTGTTTTCTGCTAAACTATTCCCTATAAAATAACAAGATACTTAACATGTAGCAGACTGGATGCATATTGTGGCCGCTGCTTCATAACTCACCCAAACAAATCTTTGTAATTATCATGGAAGATTTATTCTGCGACGCAGGGCTATCTTTACACAACTGAACGGGAAAAATGTCCCTAAACACTGAACGTATTTACCTGAAATATGAACCAATTCAGGGAAGACCTCTGAATTCTGCTTCCCTGCTCGTGCAGCCATCTTAATATGCATGTACTTTCCCGTCCTCTCCATGTTTTTAAATCCCACCTCATGCTGTGCTGTAGCCCATCAGCCAAACTTTGTGTCTGTCCTATGTTGATGTTTACCTCAAAATCTAATTGATAGCTTGAGGGTGGCCTTTCCTCTTTTTGTGCAAAACATATTGATCTCCACAGGGTGATTTCTTTGAGCTTGCCTTAATCCAGGAATGTCAGAAAACTGTTACAACACAGCACCCCTGGAGTTTCCGTAACTTGCACAAATCAACACGGTGGAAGCTTGCTGACACGAGATGTTGAATCCACAAACTCCAACCGAGGGACCACTTCCCTAAAAATCAAACCCCTGCGCTGCCCACTGCAGCAGAGTTGTGCCTAGAAGGTGACTAGTTTAAATCAGTGGACCACATGAAGTCACACAAGTAaggaaaaaaaccaaaaacagttttcctgaggtgtgtttgtgcatcatttAACTCTAGACTTTTTGCAATCCAGTAGCTAAAGGCTACAGCAATAATGGGCAGCTTCAGAAGAAACTCAAACTTTGCAGGTGCAGATTTGGACAGTCTTCAGCCTCCTACCTGTGATACATCCTATTGGTAGATGCATAATCAGGGTTAATCGGGTCCTCATAACCAAGCTCTTCGGCCCTCTCTCGCTCCTGATACATGTAGGCCCCACGCACCAGCTTGGCAGCGAAATGCCAACCCTCACGTCGAGACAACTCTACGTCCATAGTTACATTGTCATAAGCCTCCTGCAGAGCAAAAGAAAGTTCAGATATAAAATTTGCAATAGAGCATTTGCTACTTTTATTAACTTCTGTAGATCTAACTAGTCAACAATCACACAGTCTGGTGATATTATTGTCAGCGGCAAAGCAGCGGTGTTATTTCTACTTCACAATACTGCATGTTTTAGGTGCTAAGCTTATGTTCTTTTACTACAATAATAATAAGGTTGAAAAAAGGATGCTAATCAAATGAATGACGCTACTGTGACTTAAATAGCTTCTGACTTCAACTGgtgtatttacaaaaacaaaaataaactccCTCCAATATTatcctcttcttcatgttgCTGTTTCATCCTCAATTCCGCTGATTCATAGTAATCTCCTTACGCGTCGAAATTTGGAGTTGCAAGATCTGTCACAGCGTGTCCTTAATCACAGGAATTAGAACTGTCGCGTCTGCGTGCTTTGTGTGCATATTCATCATTTACATGTTCTCTTGTCTTTTTGCCAGTGGTGGATCCTGACCTTGAGGTAGCACTGGTAGGTGTTGAAGACGACAGGTTTTTCTCTGTTGTAGATCCTCTGCATCTCTAATGTCAGCCTGCTGATAGCTGGCTGGAAGTAGGTTTGCTCGGCATCCACCATCAAGCGAACGCCATTCTCTATGGCATgctggaatttaaaaaaatctaatttattaAGAGTAATATCACCTAACAGTGTTTATTATGCTACCGTTAGATTAAAGATGTGATTGTGAATACAATCGATACCCTAGATTTGTTATTGTGCTGTTGTATAATGcaatgtgtacacacactgaatgactaaaaacacacacaaaaaaggcaTGGCAAGCGAAAAAGCACAACTTGCTTTAACTAATTATTAACAAATACACATCACAGAAGTGTAGTGATAATTTATGCAATTAACATTAATTTAACCAATAATCATGCCACATTTAGTTAAACACTAAGCAGCTGCTCTTTTTGCTACTAAGTCTGCGTATATCTGTGCAAAGCGATCAGTGTGTGTAGTTTATGTGCGTGACCTTGACTAAGACGTCCATGCGCTGTAACATCCTCTTCAtttgcttctcctcctccgtAGTGAACGACTCCAGCAGAGGCTCCAGCTCACCTAGCTGGGCAGACAAGACAGGAGGGTGTGCACCACGCACCATAACTTTCACAAGGGCTTCTTGACAGCAAGGAAAGGGTtagtaaaatgttttaaatgacatcagaTTCTGTTCAACTTTTGATTTAAGCGACTGCCAGATTTTCCTGAAAGGTCTTTGTCATGAATGTTCCACAAGCTTGTTCACATAAGATGAACCATGAACCCATTCCTAAATTTAGGTACAGTAAAGATACATGGCAGACATAGACTGCTGCAGTGCTTTTCACTTAACTGCTTACAATTCAAAATCAGTATGCACATAAATTACATCAAATTTGGAAAAGCAAAAAGCATCTAAATTATTGCCTCCTGTGAATCTTGAATTGCATTTAAAGATTCTGGTATGTTCTTTTAACTGTATTTATAGACACTGAATTCTCTCTTTCAGCGTGTTATGTTACTGACCTCTACATTTGGGACGACCAGCAGGTCCGATATCTTTGTTCTGTCATCTATTAGGCTGCTCCAGTCAAGCATGTCAATGGTTCTGTCAGACAGAGGCGAGGAAGGTACGGTACATCAAAATACTGTCATtctttaaaattattttagtCAGTCTGAAACTAAGGCTGCCCTTAAAGATTAACTTGACAATAGCTGTAATAAAACTGTTTCTCATGTGTGATTTAAAAGTGTTTCATCTCATTCCATCTGTATTGACTTTACATATTACATTTCAACAGTTGATGTTTGCAAATCAGATCACTTATTACCTTTAACTAATGTGTCAAATTGCAATCCATTAGAAGaggattttcttctttccatcatCAGACACTTTTCATTGAATGAACTCTACATTACCTTAaatataatgatttttttttcccgtgTACAACACTGAAATTGTTATACAGATGTTTGTTTAGGCAGTCTGTGTTCATGCTTACCCTGATGATTCCCCGCTCCTTCCACTAAACCAGCCATAGAAGTCACCTTTTGCACCGAGTTTGGTCAGGGATTCCTAGATGGACATAAAGATCTAAAGTGCTGCCAGGCACATACAGCAGTGTAGCACATTGTGTATGAGACATGATCCACTGTTTATCATCAGATGTATCATCTGGTGTCCACTGTCATTAATGTTCACCAGAGTAGGAAAAACTCCACCTGCAGTTGTTTGAGCTCCAGCTTCTGCTCTAAGGCCTGCATGCCATCTTTCCCCTGCTGCGAAGCCAGGAAGGTGAAAAACCGCCGCCATTTCACCAAGACCTCTGAAAACtggagctttaaaaaaaaaaagaaaaaaaaaagcatgatgtCAGTGCACCACACCCCATCAGCTAAATTAGTGCACTGACCTTTTGATCACATTCTTAGTGCCTACCAGAAACTGAGGTCGTCCTAGAGCAGTCATTTTGACAGCAGTAAAACTGTGCATTGAACTCCCACCTAGAGGTCAAACACAGTTCCAAAATGAATAAAACGATGCAAAGGtaaaaacattaacatgatGGTAAATGCATGCTTCATGTGGCAAGCCAACTGTTCTTACATGACAGATATCACAAATGGAATTCTAGATGACTAAAACTCAGCTGGAATTAAACTGTTGTTTCAGATATGTGGGTGTCATTATTTAAATACCACAAAGCCTCTGGCTGGCCTTTAAATAACCTGCGTCTACATCATGGCTATTCAACAAATTCTCATGAACTACCATATCAACTGTCAACATGTTGCCCAAATTACCACATTGATCTTTGTACAAATTCCTTTTATTTCTCACGAGTTATAAAAGCAATTGTAGATATGCCAAATGTAATAGTTACTAGAGCGAATCTAATTTTCAAAACAATCATATAGTAAAGCTGCATCACTGATGTGGTTTCATTTCTGCTTACTGACCAGATGCTTTGATGCACTTGATGAAGGTCTCCATATGCTGGTCACATTTGGCCTCATCGGCGTAGAAATAAGTGCGGGCTCCTGTTACTCCCCCACGTCGGTCCCCAAACTGTTTGTGTGCtttatattttttctctctgtggtcCTTTCCTGGGtgtgaaaacacatttgcatgccTGTTACTTCTAATTATATCATATGCTGTGTCCACAAGTGAGAACAAAACGAGGCGGCTTACCtatgctctctttctctgcagcgGAGACACATGAGCTAAATTACAAGACATACAAAAGGGTAAACTTAATGAAGTGAGTTTGAATTTGGGCAGCATTTCAAAATGTAAGATTCATCACAATGACAAGCATTTTTGAGCTCAATGTGGGAAGTGGCACTGTTTCTGTGAACACTCTGGCCTGGTGGCAGCAGCATGCCAGAGGCTGACATGTGCTTAGACCCTATACGCTGAACTGTCAGCCTGCTGACCCTCCAGAAAGGGCAGTCATGTCACACTTGACCTGCTCGCATCCTCATCACAAAGAACTGGGGAGCTCATGTAACCAAACAGACGACTAAACAACAAGCATGCTGGTCCTCAGGGACGTCCATAGCATTCAAAGGCAGGAAATTAAAGGGAGTTAACTTGTGCTAGCAGtgcattatttttatattaacattaCTTTTAGAACTGCAATCCTTTTGACACAGGTGGAAATTGTATTATACATTTAATTTAGTCACTGAGGCCACTTGTTCAGTACTCCTTTCTTTATGTTAATTTGTTATTTAAGGCAgaaatgattaactgattagtcACAAGGAAAAATGCTTCTCAAACCtgaggatttgcagcttttcactGTTATTGTCAATTGaatgttttgggcttttggATAAAATATGTTGCCAGAAGATGTCAACTTGGGAACTCCAGGAACTTGATGGTAATTTactaaacaattaatcagttaaGTGTGAAAATAATAGACAGATTCATCCATAATGAAATTAATCATCCAAAAACCAATCACAGAGTTCTACAGAGCATTGAACAGCCGGGTTGTTGTTACTATTGCGTCCAGGTTTAACTGCATCATGATTTAAATTCTGTTTCAAACGCTTTGCACTGACTATTGGCAATCTTTTCACAAATGTGATATGTTAATTCATACATAATTCAAGTTTAAATGACCTACACAACTGAAGCGTTACATTGTGAGAATCATGCCCTCAACATTAAGCCCGGACTTGCCTCTCTTTTCCTTACATCTTCTTTTTTGTTGCAGGGAACTGACTAATGTTGTTGTTGCTATCTTGACAGATCACTAGAGTGCCTGTCAAACCCTGCTGGCTGAGATCAAGCTGGCTTAATGTGCCTTGTCCTCCTGCTTTACGGTTTGAAGGGGTATGTTCGCCAAACAAAAGCTGTCTAGGCTAAGGTATGATACCTCTTTTGATGCTTCCAAGCAGGCATCCCCAAGACAAAGTATatcaaagctgtgcagagatATCTTGTTATacagtctaaaaaaaaaagctgtgcgTGTACGTGGGGTCGAAAAATTCACAGCACAGGGCTTGCATGGGAGCTTTATCACCTTACATAATGTGATAACGAAATAAAACAATGATAGAGGGCATTCTGTCTGACATCGCCGCGAGCTGCCCTTCTACTTCAACTGACTTAAACTCCGTATACTTAAATACACTGCCTAACAGCATTTTTCCATTCACTTTGTCTGACCTTTATTAACATAGAAATGCTATATGAGATAAAAAAGGGCAGTCGTTTTGGGCTGAGTATTATGCTAAGTGTATCTGACAAGTACATTTGTCTTGTTCACTTCAATGAAATGGCCACCAAATAATTATTCACTTATTTGACAGAGAAGCAATTCCTAAATGGGACCAAAAAGTCAAAAATCCCAATTACTCATAACGGATGAATACACTGGTCTTGCAGTAacattgctgctgcagctgccttGAGAGACTGCTTGCATAAGGTTTGTACTGTCATCCAGTTCATCCAGCCCACAGCTCAAATAGCCTCTGCCTTGTGCTACTCATGTGACAGGATTCTTATCCAGGCAGAAATTCTCTCCAGCCAGCCAATCCAGAACGAGGGGTCATGACTGAGCCAACAAATCAGGTTGTTAAGAGTGTTTACGTCCTGGTTGTGATGCATATTCATAGCTATTTTTTGGCATCAAACAAGGGGAAACAATGCAAGATAGTGTCGTCTGTCTGGAGGCCGGTTTACATTAGGTAATTAAAACAGGACAAGATCTACGCAGCCTTAATATAACTGAACTGATTTTATGTTTGATTGCTCCTAGTTTGAGACTGTAGACTCAAAAACATACTCAAGAAACATCACTTTTGTACGTAACGTCCACTGAAATGTACGGTAATACTGTAACTTTCATACGTCATCTCCTtctgctcagcctcctcctggcTGATGTCTTCCTCCACACTGTAGTCCAGAACAGAGCCGACACCGAAGGCCTCATTTTTCTGGATCAGCGGCTTGATGGCCAAATGGTCCTCGCCAGCTACAAACTGGCCATAAAATGTCATCTTCATGAACTGGTTGAAGGCTCTCTGGCCCAGGACCTTCTTACCTAGATCCATTATctgagcagaaagagagaggaaatgataaccagactttttcatttttgacacATATATAATGTATCTAGAATTTATGATTAGTGATCCTGATTTATTCTACATGTCGTTCAGCCTACAGGCGAGCAGGCTTTGAAAGCAACAGGTTTACCTGACAGGCTTTGGCTtaaagacaaaaagcagaaaaagaaaaggaaatgaaatcacATTCTTACCCTGGAGCTATAAACACACATGGCgtgcaaaaccaaaacagggACGAACGATGACTCACTGCAGCTACACTGGAAATCTGCGTGATACCAGATTAGCCTACTACTTCACATTTGGTGTAGCTTCTTGCTCTCGCAACCACAGCCAAGCTTTCCATTGATCCCATTCATTACATGAAGACACGATAAGTGTGGAAAGAAGAGTCTGTTAAAGCACTGTAACACCGTGCCTCACGACATGGCCTGAAACAAATTCTGTGAATAGAAAGTGTGTCTTGTGACCAATCCATCTGTATGCTGCGTATTGTAATTACCAAATGAGCATTACAACATAGACCTGACATCAAAGGTAACATGGATCTCAGAGGTTCACCTTGGAAAAACAGGTTGTAATTTGAGAGGTGGGTGTTACACGTTTGATAAGCCTGAGGCGCAAGAGGAAAGACTACTGGTTCAGTTTTAACATGGAGCTGACTGGCATGTTGTTTACCTTGAATGCAACTTACGACCTTTCAAGTTACAGCTTATATATAATTTGTTAGAAATACATAATTAATAACTAGGCTTATCTGCTACTGCGTTTTCTGGTGCCTCGTGCCTTTTACACTCGCACCTGATTTAGTTTCTATGGCGACAGTCGTTTATCAAAAAGAGGCGCAAAGTGTCACAAAGCAGAATTATGCTAACCTCACTCCGTCACCATTAAGGCACCATTAATAAACATACTTAAAGGTTAGCTGCCGGGCTGCACGGTAAGGTACCACTTCATTACCTCTTTATTcttatcaaccaggaagtcataGGAGCAGAGTTTAAAAACCACCAAACTTCTGAGTAGCTCTAGTGAGTCTTTGCTCTTATAAGCCTCCCGTGTCTGCTCGAAGTCTACGTAGATCTCATTAGCAGCGCCGGTGTTGTTGGCGGCGGTgccgtccctccctcctctaCCAGGCTGTCCCGGACGCGATCGTGTCGTCTCATGTCGAGCGCCGCCGCGGCTGCTCACATCGTCCTGCGACTCCGTCTGGGTCGCCGAGGTGGAGGTGACGGTGGACCGGAGTCTCCGGCTGGAGAGTAGCCGTTTAAGGGGACCGTCCGCCCCTGCCCGTGTCAGGGCTGGCACGGCTTTGATATGAAACATCAGCGCGGAGGAGGTGGACGTCAGCGGCGCGGTGAGGTGAAGCACACCATCTGTCAAGGCCAGCTACGCTCTCTACAGTGTACACAGGCTGGAAGCCAAACATTAGCATCACTTCGCTGTTGGGTAACCTGTGACGCAGGAGTTTTGCTCTCACGCCCAAACTTTTTTTCACAGGTGAACGCCCAGTTTTACTGTAAGACTTGTTACTGTCTCATCAAACTGAAACTGTGGAAGTTAATGATGAATTCCACGTTAAGAGGAGCAGTTTGTCGGTGTAGTCGCTGGAGTGGTTTCATGTTTAAATGAATCAGCCCTTTGCTTTGGTTCCCTAGAAAGGCTACAGCAGGTGTGCATATAGACAACAGGTATGTTAtcattaaaggaaaagaaacCAATTCACATAATTTAAATTTACGTGCAGTTTTACCAAAGCACAAACTGTGGCGCGTTTAGTTAAAATATAGTTACTATTTGTCCTCTGAGCTATTTATTACACAGCTGAAGTTGCCAGTTACTTTGATTGAGATGACCTGTGGTGGATTGTAACTAAGTAATGTACTCAAGttctgtatttaagtacaatttGAGGTACTTGGGCTTTCTTTGAGTAGTCTATTTTCAAATGAGAGGGAAATATTTGACATCTTTTACTCCATCTGACATCTTTTACTAAGTAGtttacaaattaagatttttgcatagaaaaaatgcaatgaaaatgttGAAGCATGGCTGTAATAATCAGGcagaaattattaattaatcagaaaattaattggctgACAATTTCATAATAAGTTTATTCCATGAGAAAACTCAGCAAATGAATCCATGATGAACACAATCATTCATTGTGTCCCATACACAATGAGTAAAAACAAGTCCCACCTCAACGaactacaaaaaacaataacagtCATAGGGGCCAtcacttttacttgtaacattTTAAGTACGATTATGCTTAAATACGTTTGCTTGAGTCACATTTTCAATGCTgtgcttttacttgtaacagagtgtTTTTTGACAGTGTGATATTAGAAGTACTCAcataaaggatctgagtacttcctccaccactgcagtGTACCATCTTAATGCAATGCCATTGATTTAGTAACACAACAGTGTATTAGCTCTACCTCGAACCAGCTTcaacatagatagatagatagatagatagatagatagatagatagatagatagatagatagatagatagatagatagatagataatggGATAGgatataatgaaaataatacatGAGCTACAA from Chaetodon trifascialis isolate fChaTrf1 chromosome 6, fChaTrf1.hap1, whole genome shotgun sequence includes the following:
- the prodhb gene encoding proline dehydrogenase 1, mitochondrial, which gives rise to MFHIKAVPALTRAGADGPLKRLLSSRRLRSTVTSTSATQTESQDDVSSRGGARHETTRSRPGQPGRGGRDGTAANNTGAANEIYVDFEQTREAYKSKDSLELLRSLVVFKLCSYDFLVDKNKEIMDLGKKVLGQRAFNQFMKMTFYGQFVAGEDHLAIKPLIQKNEAFGVGSVLDYSVEEDISQEEAEQKEMTSCVSAAEKESIGKDHREKKYKAHKQFGDRRGGVTGARTYFYADEAKCDQHMETFIKCIKASGGSSMHSFTAVKMTALGRPQFLLQFSEVLVKWRRFFTFLASQQGKDGMQALEQKLELKQLQESLTKLGAKGDFYGWFSGRSGESSGTIDMLDWSSLIDDRTKISDLLVVPNVELGELEPLLESFTTEEEKQMKRMLQRMDVLVKHAIENGVRLMVDAEQTYFQPAISRLTLEMQRIYNREKPVVFNTYQCYLKEAYDNVTMDVELSRREGWHFAAKLVRGAYMYQERERAEELGYEDPINPDYASTNRMYHRCLDYVLDEIALNRNANVMVASHNEDTVKHTIRRMNELGLLPTENKVYFGQLLGMCDQISFPLGQAGFPVFKYVPYGPVNEVMPYLSRRAQENRGFMKGAQKERELLWQELKRRLASGELLHRPAY